From Nicotiana tabacum cultivar K326 chromosome 22, ASM71507v2, whole genome shotgun sequence, one genomic window encodes:
- the LOC107813291 gene encoding uncharacterized protein LOC107813291, whose protein sequence is MIFRENEINGVTFSAAKKTKVSVTHSKRLWEVVEDNITFKEEDVDGLLLPHKDTLVIYLNVLDFQIKRILVDSGSSANIIQWRVLEQAKLTRSIIPTTKLLVGFNLASVNTRGEILLPMNAEWVMKTTLFEVVHGDMGYNIIVSKPWLYEIKVVPSTYHQLMKFPTPEGIKQIKGDQPETWATNAVSVSSSKGKEYAA, encoded by the coding sequence ATGATTTTTAGGGAAAACGAGATCAACGGTGTTACCTTCTCGGCAGCAAAAAAGACAAAAGTATCGGTGACTCATAGCAAGAGACTATGGGAAGTCGTCGAGGACAACATCACTTTCAAAGAAGAAGACGTTGATGGACTTCTATTGCCGCACAAGGATACCCTGGTAATTTATCTTAACGTTCTAGATTTTCAAATTAAACGTATTTTGGTGGACTCAGGGAGTTCAGCCAACATCATTCAATGGAGAGTGCTGGAGCAAGCCAAGCTAACCAGAAGCATCATTCCGACAACAAAACTCCTTGTCGGGTTCAACTTAGCAAGTGTGAACACCCGAGGGGAGATCTTGCTACCCATGAATGCCGAATGGGTCATGAAGACTACCTTATTTGAAGTAGTACACGGCGACATGGGCTACAACATAATTGTTAGCAAACCATGGCTATACGAGATAAAGGttgtaccatcaacatatcaccaacttatgaaattcccaactccagaGGGAATCAAACAAATAAAAGGAGATCAACCGGAAACATGGGCAACGAACGCAGTCTCAGTTTCCAGTAGTAAAGGGAAGGAATACGCGGCATAG